Proteins encoded within one genomic window of Humulus lupulus chromosome 1, drHumLupu1.1, whole genome shotgun sequence:
- the LOC133817768 gene encoding uncharacterized protein LOC133817768, with product MVRTRGASSKKIPTSQSRKVPSPSPPPSVSTATPSVPAPAPSVGKTCKSKARKKVFSLSHEHPMVFPDISADIVDVAPPSEVVVPSRAKDPSPLPIDLSLAAREKSKSISSSSKAAAGLLKLPLKPSQSKKTSGAPKRKLGVDTSSSPLTAAKKILKAHPPSLSSSESDPEEEKSESEATHDTTLSDETVPDNAESEAESDEPEKEDIVPSEQEAESDAEPIATPLSSKAKGKRPISDPTPSPKRSGVNFKPYSSTFCYNDNTCDVVLYAQRKFIIERNYVLSDHRPYGVLTMLQDRQWTGSLVKFTGFVDRIVKEFYANLTNEIIEPKSSLYNKVFVRGHWFSFFPQDIALALHLPLDVEHDDDVASLDKDTVITELVGQKMVWPSNTVISVSNLTYTYAVLHKFATTNWKPTSHTATISFDMASFLYKVGTGLGINLALVIHDQIIGFRKGNRKNLNLPFPQVIYKVLSMQKKDLQRDQEDLVAPTTAASYKASAPPSEATDVHQPRKSSPNL from the coding sequence ATGGTGAGAACTCGTGGTGCTTCCTCTAAGAAGATCCCTACTTCTCAATCCCGAAAGGTGCCCTCTCCATCGCCACCTCCATCTGTCTCAACGGCAACTCCATCTGTTCCAGCACCTGCCCCATCTGTTGGAAAGACTTGCAAATCCAAGGCACGCAAGAAGgtgttctctctctctcatgaaCACCCCATGGTGTTTCCAGATATCTCAGCTGACATTGTTGATGTTGCACCACCATCTGAAGTGGTGGTGCCCTCTCGAGCCAAGGACCCATCTCCTCTTCCGATTGATTTGTCTCTGGCGGCTAGGGAAAAATCTAAATCTATTTCATCTTCTTCCAAAGCTGCTGCTGGGTTGCTCAAATTGCCCTTGAAGCCGAGCCAGTCCAAGAAAACTTCTGGGGCTCCCAAAAGGAAATTGGGAGTTGACACGTCTTCTTCCCCCTTGACTGCTGCCAAGAAAATATTGAAGGCTCATCCCCCTTCTCTGTCTTCATCCGAATCTGACCCTGAGGAAGAAAAGTCAGAATCTGAAGCAACCCATGATACCACATTGTCTGATGAAACAGTTCCTGACAATGCAGaatcagaggctgagtctgatgAGCCAGAAAAAGAAGACATTGTCCCCTCTGAACAAGAAGCCGAATCTGACGCAGAACCAATTGCAACTCCTTTGTCATCCAAGGCTAAAGGAAAGAGACCAATTTCTGATCCTACACCTTCTCCAAAACGTTCAGGTGtaaatttcaaaccttattctTCCACTTTTTGTTATAATGATAATACTTGTGATGTGGTTCTCTATGCTCAAAGGAAATTTATCATTGAGAGAAATTATGTCTTGAGTGATCATCGGCCTTATGGTGTGCTAACAATGCTTCAAGATCGACAATGGACAGGTTCTTTGGTTAAATTTACtggttttgtggatagaatagtcaaggaattctatgccaatcttACTAATGAAATTATAGAACCTAAATCTTCTTTGTATAATAAAGTGTTTGTTAGGGGCCATTGGTTCTCTTTTTTTCCTCAAGACATTGCCCTTGCTTTGCATCTTCCCCTTGATGTCGAGCATGATGATGATGTTGCCTCTCTTGACAAGGATACGGTTATCACTGAATTGGTAGGGCAAAAAATGGTATGGCCATCTAATACAGTCATCTCGGTCTCCAATCTCACCTACACTTATGCTGTCCTCCATAAGTTTGCCACAACGAATTGGAAGCCCACTTCTCACACCGCCACCATCTCTTTTGATATGGCTTCATTTTTGTACAAGGTGGGGACCGGTCTTGGTATAAATTTGGCTTTGGTTATTCATGATCAAATCATTGGGTTTCGCAAAGGTAATAGAAAAAACTTGAATCTTCCTTTTCCTCaagttatttataaagtgttgagtaTGCAGAAAAAAGATCTCCAACGTGATCAAGAAGACTTGGTGGCTCCCACTACTGCTGCTTCCTACAAAGCCTCTGCTCCTCCTTCTGAAGCCACTGATGTTCATCAACCAAGAAAGTCAAGCCCCAATCTCTGA